Proteins encoded together in one Schumannella luteola window:
- a CDS encoding AAA family ATPase, translating into MTSVSDAAMAATFHDDALVMLAEARDASDKKRRKAATGAGRLLGYSAQVSPVDGTAERTRRRFRIEALAAAGIDEETPSAQRDAFLTRFDRNVAKGAGMAADSDEPPELAAIDHSRVEYYRRDAIERKLGQRAAEQSLLDAERGATDAPTYVDVAALLDAGFQAIEPDAGGIRSDGVRLLYSGTVNGLVGESEVAKSIAATCMVADELSRDGSAGWIDLDHNGAAATVARFVAAGVAPGVLRDPSRFRLVVPESRAAVLSAIEDAAGWSPTMVVIDSVGEIVPMFGGDSNSADDYTRVHREVFARLAATGAAVLVIDHLAKTALSTGYASGTGAKKRAMDGAYYGVKLVEPFRPGEGGASAFTILKDRHGGVRAKTPGETAAVFRLDSRSDAWTWEFYPGRSADERSADQLSADVAFVLALDSFPASRAALQGAVRDASSDGKAWSNERASAALKAAKERQGAGPYTFPLSGTESDD; encoded by the coding sequence GTGACATCGGTCAGCGACGCGGCGATGGCGGCGACCTTCCATGACGACGCCCTCGTCATGCTGGCCGAGGCGCGGGACGCGAGCGACAAGAAGCGCCGCAAGGCCGCGACCGGCGCGGGCCGCCTCCTGGGCTACTCGGCTCAGGTGAGCCCTGTCGACGGCACCGCGGAGCGCACGCGTCGCCGATTTCGCATCGAGGCGCTCGCGGCGGCCGGTATCGACGAAGAGACGCCGAGCGCCCAGCGCGACGCGTTCCTGACCCGCTTCGACCGCAACGTGGCGAAGGGCGCGGGCATGGCGGCGGACTCGGACGAACCGCCCGAGCTCGCAGCCATCGACCACAGTCGGGTCGAGTACTACCGGCGCGACGCGATCGAGCGCAAGCTCGGGCAGAGGGCTGCCGAGCAGTCGCTGCTCGACGCCGAGCGTGGAGCGACGGATGCACCGACCTACGTCGACGTCGCCGCGCTTCTCGACGCGGGCTTCCAGGCCATCGAGCCCGATGCCGGCGGGATCCGCTCAGACGGTGTGCGCCTGCTCTACTCAGGCACCGTCAACGGTCTCGTCGGTGAGAGCGAGGTCGCGAAGAGCATCGCGGCGACGTGCATGGTCGCTGACGAGCTCAGCCGCGACGGCTCCGCAGGGTGGATCGACCTCGATCACAACGGCGCAGCGGCGACCGTCGCCCGGTTCGTCGCCGCCGGTGTCGCCCCGGGCGTGCTGCGCGACCCTTCTCGCTTCCGGCTGGTCGTGCCCGAGTCGCGCGCCGCCGTGCTCTCCGCGATCGAGGATGCAGCCGGCTGGTCGCCCACCATGGTCGTGATCGACAGCGTCGGCGAGATCGTCCCGATGTTCGGCGGTGACTCGAACAGCGCAGACGACTACACCCGCGTGCACCGCGAGGTCTTCGCCCGCCTCGCCGCGACCGGCGCGGCCGTGCTCGTCATCGACCATCTCGCGAAGACCGCCCTCTCGACCGGCTACGCCTCCGGAACCGGCGCGAAGAAGCGCGCGATGGATGGCGCCTACTACGGCGTCAAGCTCGTCGAGCCGTTCCGACCCGGCGAAGGCGGCGCATCGGCATTCACGATCCTCAAGGACCGTCACGGCGGCGTGCGAGCGAAGACGCCCGGCGAGACCGCCGCCGTGTTTCGCCTCGACAGCCGCAGCGATGCATGGACGTGGGAGTTCTATCCCGGTCGCTCTGCCGATGAGCGCAGCGCCGACCAGCTCTCCGCCGACGTCGCTTTCGTGCTCGCCCTCGATTCTTTCCCCGCCTCTCGAGCCGCGCTACAGGGCGCCGTGCGCGACGCCAGCTCGGACGGCAAGGCATGGAGCAATGAGCGCGCGAGCGCCGCTCTCAAGGCCGCCAAGGAGCGCCAGGGAGCCGGCCCGTACACCTTCCCCCTGTCGGGCACCGAGTCCGATGACTGA